A window from Drosophila yakuba strain Tai18E2 chromosome 3L, Prin_Dyak_Tai18E2_2.1, whole genome shotgun sequence encodes these proteins:
- the LOC26535222 gene encoding protein arginine N-methyltransferase 1, with amino-acid sequence MTSADFRHDNAARLDIMRSREKDQEHMHFFQSVLYEQRELIKDRTILVVCCGTGTLALMAARMGAKRVYAVDYSKVTGYATLVVRQNGYEGVVSVMNGRMKDLKLPSKVDGIICNWMGHCLLYESEILEVLEARDRWLKKGGFILPDLGSLYLVASEEHKLKSERCNHWRNVYGFNMNAIRRYALAEPCVALTTGEKLLTMAHCILRLNLKNAKKEDLFIDRNIRLSVNREGYLECFLLFFEVQFSSSLHFKLTCNPCFKTPFKSLWMQTVLFVEQPFVMRKKLHYTGNLKFKALKPNNFKEMEIRIEFYEGREYDEDWVMCTRLVAKRWLMLEGCQSISDVESCQDEQGENGGQDF; translated from the coding sequence ATGACTTCGGCGGATTTTCGGCACGATAACGCCGCTCGTCTGGATATAATGCGATCCCGGGAGAAGGATCAGGAGCACATGCACTTCTTTCAAAGCGTCCTATATGAGCAGCGGGAACTCATCAAGGATCGCACGATCCTGGTAGTCTGCTGTGGAACTGGAACTCTGGCCCTCATGGCAGCCCGAATGGGAGCGAAAAGGGTATACGCCGTGGACTACTCCAAGGTCACTGGCTATGCCACCTTGGTGGTGCGGCAAAATGGCTATGAAGGTGTGGTCTCAGTCATGAATGGTCGCATGAAGGATCTTAAACTACCGTCGAAAGTAGATGGCATCATATGCAACTGGATGGGTCACTGCTTGCTCTACGAATCGGAGATATTAGAGGTGCTCGAGGCACGCGATCGCTGGCTGAAGAAAGGCGGCTTTATCCTACCCGATCTGGGTTCGCTTTATCTTGTTGCCTCCGAGGAACACAAACTGAAAAGCGAGAGATGCAATCACTGGCGGAATGTCTACGGATTCAATATGAATGCCATACGTCGATATGCGCTGGCTGAACCTTGTGTTGCCCTAACGACCGGCGAAAAGCTTTTGACCATGGCTCATTGCATTCTCAgactaaatttaaaaaatgccaaaaaagaaGATCTGTTTATAGACCGAAACATTAGACTAAGTGTCAATAGAGAGGGTTATCTGGAGTgctttcttctctttttcgAAGTGCAGTTTAGTAGTAGCTTACACTTTAAGCTGACTTGTAATCCCTGTTTTAAGACGCCTTTCAAATCGCTTTGGATGCAAACGGTGCTCTTTGTGGAGCAGCCCTTCGTAATGCGGAAAAAGCTTCACTACACGGGTAACCTGAAATTCAAAGCCCTGAAACCGAATAACTtcaaggaaatggaaatacGTATTGAGTTTTACGAGGGACGCGAGTACGATGAAGATTGGGTGATGTGTACTCGTCTGGTGGCCAAAAGATGGCTCATGCTGGAGGGCTGTCAGTCTATAAGTGATGTGGAGAGCTGTCAGGACGAGCAAGGGGAGAATGGTGGCCAGGACTTTTAG
- the LOC6535101 gene encoding platelet binding protein GspB produces MLSVQTAGCAGMERLGVPTRTSLSTPPDDRDQFRCRMRVDALQARELLAVRGDTVIRGAGNNQHQQQQHLHHSSSSSNKQQHSHHQQQRMTTPSTHNSGGGGGGAAGDHQHHHHHQLGNSSNNNSISSNVARGGIEATTLKYGNTGSGSGSGCHKGDCGNTSSGSSCSSLQSHSNDHHQHYQYQLQQQQTPRCPHHVPLPDSEYGQDRHLQIRSSYQQSEITRSYTKPPPNKTVRDVPEQISAGGCGVSSSSYRLTTLQAASSTYTPAGVSVSASSSSSKSKPNAITKFFSRISSPKSPPNCTMTSVATASPASSVSMSSSASSLASSACVSTSSSASSLAAAPLPTLPVSNASLLKSTACGYGTHPSGIYSGLGPGTQLLTSLGNGTSGNCSPERIPTPPLSVSVPIGAGLQPLRSSSGGSTSSTASLPAVETTTTTATTQSSFAAGATGDFPLTTMSRNNSNSSMMSYHCSCNSRNCSHCAANS; encoded by the exons ATGCTATCGGTACAGACGGCCGGCTGCGCGGGAATGGAGCGGCTCGGCGTTCCGACCCGCACATCTTTAAGCACACCACCCGATGATAG AGATCAATTTAGATGTAGAATGCGCGTGGATGCGCTCCAGGCACGTGAGCTTCTGGCTGTACGTGGCGACACTGTGATTCGTGGCGCCGGCAACaatcagcaccagcagcaacaacatctccatcacagcagcagtagcagcaacaagcaacaacattcccaccaccagcaacaacgCATGACAACTCCCAGCACGCACAACtccggcggcggaggaggaggagcagccggtgaccaccaacaccaccaccatcaccagctgggcaacagcagcaacaacaatagtaTTAGCAGTAATGTGGCGCGAGGCGGCATAGAAGCTACCACGCTCAAGTACGGAAACACGGGCAGTGGGAGCGGTAGTGGCTGCCACAAGGGCGACTGCGGCAACACCTCATCCGGATCCTCGTGCAGTTCGCTGCAGAGCCACAGCAACGACCACCACCAACATTACCAGtaccagctgcagcagcagcaaactcCCCGCTGTCCCCATCACGTACCACTGCCGGACAGCGAGTACGGACAGGATCGACACCTGCAGATCAGGAGCAGCTATCAG CAATCCGAGATCACCAGATCGTACACGAAACCGCCGCCCAACAAGACAGTGCGGGATGTTCCAGAGCAGATCTCGGCGGGCGGCTGTGGCGTTTCCAGCTCCAGCTACCGTCTCACCACGCTCCAGGCCGCCTCCTCCACATACACGCCTGCGGGCGTGTCTGTGTCCGCCTCCTCATCGTCCAGCAAGTCGAAGCCGAATGCCATAACCAAGTTCTTCTCAAGGATCAGTTCGCCCAAGTCGCCGCCAAACTGTACAATGACCTCGGTCGCCACAGCCTCGCCTGCATCCTCCGTCTCCATGTCGTCGTCCGCCTCCTCGCTAGCCTCCTCCGCATGTGTGTCCACCTCGTCTTCGGCCTCCTCACTGGCTGCTGCGCCCCTGCCCACACTGCCGGTGTCTAATGCATCCCTGCTGAAGAGCACGGCCTGTGGCTATGGCACACATCCCAGTGGGATCTACTCAGGACTGGGACCGGGCACGCAACTGCTGACCAGCCTGGGAAACGGAACAAGCGGCAACTGCAGTCCCGAAAGAATACCTACACCACCGCTGTCTGTCTCCGTGCCAATCGGAGCTGGCCTGCAGCCGCtgaggagcagcagcggcgggAGTACCAGCAGTACCGCCAGTCTACCCGCCGTTGAGACAACCACAACTACAGCCACCACTCAGTCTTCCTTTGCCGCCGGAGCGACGGGTGATTTCCCGCTGACCACGATGAGCCGCAATAATTCCAACTCTAGCATGATGAGCTACCACTGCAGCTGCAATAGCCGGAATTGCAGCCACTGTGCGGCCAACTCATAA
- the LOC6535103 gene encoding cytochrome b5, translated as MSQLYELSEVAQQNGKNGKPCWLIIKGNVYDVTKFLGEHPGGGEALLEYGGKDATKAFKQAGHSSDAEKDLKNYKIGEINSAAPIQVQPTSIGAAKPTENTILADPEPAKKSSSGFCCC; from the coding sequence ATGTCACAGTTGTACGAACTCTCCGAAGTGGCCCAGCAGAACGGCAAGAATGGCAAACCTTGCTGGCTAATCATTAAGGGGAACGTCTACGATGTAACCAAGTTTCTGGGCGAACATCCTGGTGGCGGCGAAGCACTACTCGAATACGGCGGCAAGGATGCTACCAAGGCGTTCAAGCAAGCAGGCCACTCCTCCGATGCCGAAAAGGACCTGAAGAACTACAAAATTGGAGAAATTAACTCAGCTGCACCCATTCAAGTCCAGCCCACGTCCATTGGTGCAGCAAAACCCACGGAAAACACAATTTTAGCAGATCCCGAACCCGCGAAGAAGAGCTCTTCaggcttctgctgctgctag